One window of Diabrotica undecimpunctata isolate CICGRU chromosome 8, icDiaUnde3, whole genome shotgun sequence genomic DNA carries:
- the LOC140448594 gene encoding palmitoyl-protein thioesterase 1-like: MKTRLFILLSIFYLTCDVNAKVPPIVLWHGMGDSCCFSFSLGAFSEKLNTTLGGTYIHSIQIGNNLIEDVLNGFFRHPDQQIDEVCEKLGSDPELANGFNAIGFSQGGQFLRALVQRCPKVKVLNLISLGGQHQGVYGLPRCAIISEVLCDYIRQLLNGAAYEDFVQKDLVQATYWHDPLDENLYKEKSTFLADINNEKTINAEYSERIKSLENLVLVKFLNDTMVEPVESEWFGFYKPGQAEEILPLLESPLYTEDRLGLGALYASKKLHLLQVEGEHLRFKWAWFEENILPYLKE, encoded by the exons ATGAAGACCaggctttttattttattaagtattttttaTCTAACTTGTGATGTTAATGCAAAGGTGCCGCCAATAGTTTTATGGCATGGAATGG gtgACAGTTGTTGTTTCTCCTTTAGTTTGGGAGCTTTTTCCGAAAAACTTAATACTACTCTTGGGGGTACGTACATTCACTCAATCCAGATTGGAAACAATCTTATTGAAGATGTCTTAAATGGATTTTTTAGACATCCTGACCAACAAATTGATGAGGTATGCGAAAAGCTTGGTTCGGATCCTGAACTGGCGAATGGTTTCAATGCCATTGGGTTTTCACAAGGAGGTCAATTTCT GAGGGCTTTGGTACAAAGATGTCCAAAAGTAAAAGTTCTAAATTTAATTTCCTTGGGTGGCCAACATCAAGGTGTTTATGGACTTCCTAGATGTGCTATTATATCGGAAGTTTTATGTGATTATATAAGACAGCTGTTAAATGGAGCTGCATATGAGGA CTTTGTACAAAAAGATTTGGTGCAAGCCACCTACTGGCACGACCCACTGGACGAAAACCTTTACAAAGAAAAGAGTACCTTTTTGGCTGATATAAACAACGAAAAGACGATCAATGCGGAATACAGTGAAAGAATCAAGTCCTTAGAAAACTTGGTGCTTGTGAAATTTTTAAATGATACCATGGTAGAACCTGTGGAAAGTGAGTGGTTCGGATTTTACAAACCAGGACAAGCGGAAGAAATTTTGCCTTTGTTAGAATCGCCTCTCTATACAGAA gaTCGCTTGGGGTTAGGAGCATTATACGCATCAAAAAAGCTGCATTTACTCCAAGTCGAAGGTGAACATCTGAGATTCAAATGGGCTTGGTTCGAAGAAAATATTTTACCCTATTTAAAAGAATAG